AATTGCTCGATGATTTTGATGCTCTTGCCACCTATCTGACCCGCACCGAATACAAGATGTTTATGTTCCGCGACTTCCAGAGCCGCAACATAATCGTGAATGACGGGAAAGTAAGTTTTATCGACTATCAGGGAGGTATGAAAGGGGCATTGCAGTATGACGTTGCCTCCCTGCTCTGGCAAGCCAAGGCCGACCTGCCCGAAAACTGGAAAAATGAACTCCTGGAATATTACATTTCGGTAATCGATGACCTTTTGCCCACTCCTGTCCAAAAAGAGGTCTTTATAAGTCAATATAACGGCTATGTGGTCATCAGGATGCTGCAGGTACTTGGAGCTTATGGTTTCAGGGGTTTGTTTGAGCGAAAAGCACATTTCCTGACGAGCATTCCTCTGGCCTTGAGAAATTTGAAATGGTTTTTGAGTAACCGTAAAGTGGGCCTCATTGTTCCTACCTTGGACGACATCCTCTCACAAATTACTTCCGACGAAGTCATACACAGATTCGAACCAAAAAAAGCAGATGAAAACACCCCTTTGGTGGTGAAAATCAAGAGTTTTAGTTATAAGAAAAGTGGCATTCCCAAAGACGAAACCGGAAATGGTGGCGGTTTTGCATTTGATTGCAGAGGGATTTTGAATCCAGGAAGGTATGAACCCTACAAAACACTGACCGGCAGAGACAAAGAAGTGATAGATTTTCTGGAGCAACAGACCAAAATGCCTGATTTTATGAATAACATCTACAATATCGTGGACATTTCGGTGGAAGACTATATGGCACGCGGGTTTGACAGCCTCGCCATAAACTTTGGCTGCACCGGTGGCCAGCACCGCAGCGTATATGCCGCCGAGCAAACTGCCCGCCACCTCCGCAACAAATACAAAGTAAAAGTGGAGCTGGAGCATGTGGAGCAGGGGATTAAGGAGGTTAAGTATTGAATATGAAGTTGGTAAGTTAGTAGGTAAGAAAGTTGGTAAGAAATTTTTATTAATAACATTCTAAATGGTCGGAAAATACCACATTGTAAATACTTTAAGGTAAAAAAATCAGTTTATGGCAGAAAATATTGCAGGATTTATATTGGCAGCAGGTCTCGGAACGCGTCTGAAACCGTGGACCGACCACCAACCCAAAGCACTCGCGGTGGTCAATGGAAAATCTCTGCTACAACGCAACGTTGAATATCTTCAAAAGTTTGGCATTACGGATGTGGTGGTAAACGTACACCATTTTGCCGACCAAATCATTGAAGCCATAGAAACCCACAAAGGCTGGGGGAGCAATATCAGCATCAGTGACGAAACGGATATGGTATTGGAAACCGGTGGAGGACTTTTGAAAGCCAGAGACTTGCTGGCAGGAAGTGAGAATTTCGTACTCATGAATTGCGACATCCTGACAAACCTCGACCTGAACTTATTGATAAACCAGCACCAGAAAAATCATGCACTCGCTACTCTGGCAGTGGCAAAAAGAGAGACCAGCCGCTATCTGCTATTTAACCCAAACCATGAACTGGTAGGCTGGAAAAACATAAAAACCGAAGAAATAAAACTGCCCGCAAAAGAAAAGCTGGGCAATGCCTCGCCCACTCCCATGGCCTTCAGTGGCATACATGTGATTTCCAGCAGCATTTTTGACAAAATAAACTTTACAGGCAAATTCAGCATGATAGATCTCTATCTTGACCTCTGTGCCGAAAACAAAATCATGGCCTATGACCACAGCAACGATATGGTGCTGGATGTGGGGAAGCCGGAGGCTATTTTGAAGGCGGAAGAGATGTTTTTGTAGAAAAATTCTTAGACAACTTTAACAAGGATTTTTTGGATATAAAAAATTAAGGATTGACTAATAAATCTAATTACTAACTGGAAATATATTCCGTACTAATCCAAAATGTTAAGCTCCCTTTTCTATTTTTGGCAATCTTTTAAGTCAAATTACTGTTTCGATAAAATAATTAATATCTATTTTGCTCACCGACAACCACGGCCGCCCCATAAATTATCTCCGATTGGCAGTGACTGACCGGTGCAACCTGCGTTGTTTTTACTGTATGCCACACGATGGCATCGATTTTTTGCCCAAAAACCACCTGCTCAGCTATGAAGAGATGATCAGGCTGGTGAGCATTCTGGCCAAAATGGGCATTAGCAAGGTAAGGATCACGGGTGGGGAGCCTTTTGTAAGAAAAGATTTGATGGCATTCCTTTGGAAACTTTCTGAAATCCCGGGAATCGAAAAAATCAACCTCACCACCAACGGCGTATTGACCGCCCCACATGTGCCTGAACTTAAACGAATGGGCATTTCAGCCATCAATCTGAGCCTCGATTCCCTCGATCGCAAGCGATTTTTCGAAATGACCCGGCGTGACGAGCTACCCAATGTGTTGAAAACTTACGAGGCTATCCTGGAGCATAACATTCCGCTAAAAATCAACTCGGTAATGATGGCCGGCAAAAATGAAGAAGATATTTTCTCGTTGATTGAACTCTCCAGAAATCAAGCAGTTGATGTTAGGTTTATTGAAGAGATGCCGTTTAATGGTGAAGGAGCAAAGCCAGAATATTTTCTTTCTTTTCAAAAAATTCTTGAAATAATAAAAAGCCGTCACCCATATATAACCAAAATTCAAGACGAACCATTCTCTACCTCATATAACTATTCGATACCGGGCTATAAGGGTAATATCGGGATAATCGCCGCCTATAGCCGTACATTTTGTGGTACTTGTAACCGCATGCGTATCACGCCCATTGGCGATCTCAAAACCTGCCTATATGCCGATGCCGCACTTAATCTCAGGGATTTACTTCGCAATAATGCCGAGGATGAACTTATTTCCAACAAAATTTTGAACGCATTTCAACACCGTGCAAAGGATGGATTTGAAGCGGAAATCCATCGTACCACCACTGTACATGAAAGCATGACTACAATCGGCGGTTAAAATCTTTTCGAAAATTCTGCAACCTTCCCATTTTTATTTACATCTATCTCTAAAAATCAAGCGAAGCGACCGTTTAACATTTTTTAATTGGAAGAGAATTTTCGCTAGAATACTTTTGTATAGCTATTACTTTATAAATCATTGAAAAAATTATTAATTGCCCTCCTGATGGCTTCGTCTGCTTATGCACAGACCAGCCCTAAAAACATTCCTGGACGAAAAACTTCCCAGAAAGTTACGATCGACGGGAAAATTGACGAATTAGCCTGGAAAGATGCCGCCAGATTTGATGAAATGGTAGAGTTCAGACCAGTTATGGGCCGGAAAGAAGAATTTGGAAACCACACCGAAGCCTATTTAATGTACGACGATGAGGGCATTTATTTTGGGGGGATCTGCCATGAGAGAAACGTAGACAGCGTGTCACGAGAGCTCACCGGCCGGGATGGTTTCGGCACCAACGACTACATCGGGATTATTTTTGATACCTATAAAGACAAGCTTAACGGTTTTGAATATTTCGTAACTCCACTTGGCGAACAGTGGGATGCTAAAATGACTTCCGCCCAAAATTCCAATAACGGCGGGGAGGACTTTTCGTGGAATGCCGTGTGGAAAAGTAAAGTTATCCTTCATAACAAAGGCTGGACATTTGAGATTTTCCTGCCGTATTCGGCCATTAGATTTAGTAAAGACAAAATACAGGACTGGGGTATAAATATTACCCGTAGAAAAAGAAAAACTGAGCAACAATATACCTGGAACCCCATCGATATAAACGTAAATGGTTTCCTTACTCAGGAAGGCTTTTGGACGGGAATCACCGACATAAAACCGCCGCTACGTTTGCAATTATTTCCTTATTTTTCGGTGTATCAAAACCACTTCCCCAGCTCTGACCCAAAAATCAAAAGCTGGACAAACCAGTATTCAGGTGGACTTGATTTAAAGTTGGGTATAAGTCAGTCATTTACCCTTGATGCTACATTAATTCCGGATTTTGGACAAGTACAAAGCGATAATCGTGTGCTGAATCTTACCCCGTTCGAAGTTAAATTCAACGAATACCGTAATTTCTTTACCGAAGGTACCGAACTTTTTAACAAAGGTGACCTTTTTTATTCCCGTAGAATTGGTGGCTCACCAATATATGCAGGTAAAGTTTATGATGAGTTGAAAAATAATGAAGAGGTCATAAATAATCCTTCTGAATCAAAACTGATTAATGCTTCAAAGATATCGGGACGTACCCAAGGGGGGCTGGGAATTGGGATTCTAAATGCAATAACACATGCCCAGCACGCCGAAATAAGAAATACTGAAACAGGAGAAATCAGACAGGTAGAAACCGACCCTGCTACCAATTACAGTATTGTGGTTTTGGATCAAAACCTTAAAAACAACTCCAGTGTTACGTTTTTTAATTCAAATGTGACCCGTGCCGGTTCGGCCTATGATGCTAATCTGAGCGTGGCCATGTTTAGTATATTTGACAAAAAGAACACCTATTTTATTACCGGAAAATCAGGAGTAAGCAAGCTCAAATATATTGACGAGAACAAACTTGGTTACGGACACTCATTTGGTATAGGAAAATCGAGCGGAAGGTTTTTGTTTCAATACAATCAGGAGCTCACTGATACTAAGTTTTCAAATAATGACCTTGGATATTTTACCAATAATAACTTTATTGATCATGGGGTATATGTGGGTTATCGCTATACTAAACCCAAGAAATTTTACAACCGGCTGCATTATAACATGAATCTGTCTTTGAGCACTTTATTTTCGCCAATCGGAGCCATCGAAAGCACCTATCAAAACTCCAGGATTCAGACCAGCATAGTGACTCAAACCAAAAAGCTTTTCTGGCTGGGGCTTGTGAATGACTTTATGCCAAAACAACATGACTTTTATGAGCCAAGAATTGAAGGAAAATATTTTGAAAGAGGCAGTAGTGCACTTGTTGGAATCTTTACAGAAGGTAATTCGGCCAAAAAATATTATTTATCATCTGAGATTTTCCTGAGAAAATATTTCAATTTTTATAACCAGACTGCCTTAGATGCAAGTGTAAACCAGACTTATCGTTTTAACCCAAAATTCTCTGTAAGTCACAACTTGTCTTATCAACCAAGATTCAACGGTGTTGGTTTTGCAACCAATCTTGACGGACAATCGCTTTTTGCTCTCAGAGATGTGAAAACATTTGAAAATATTCTGTTCCTGAAATACAATTTTACCAACAAAATGGGAATGACTTTCAGAACACGTCACTACAACAGCCGTGTTAATAACCGACAGTTTTATAATTTAAAATCGGATGGCGAACTCGCCCTACACCATAGTTTGAGTGAAAATTACAATCGAAACGTAAACTTCTTCAATATTGACATGGTGTACACCTGGCAATTCGCACCGGGTAGTTTCCTAAATTTTGTATGGAAAGATGCCGCTTTTGCTCAGGACTCTATTTCTGACCTTACTTATGGCAAAAACCTAAGAAACACACTTAACGGCGACCAGAACAACAACATATCACTCAAGGTTATCTACTTTCTGGATTACCTCACCATGAAAAACTGGATCAGAAAAGGTTGAAAAAGAAATAATTTTAAGATGAATTAGGAGTTTTTTTCGAAAAATTCCTAATTTCATTTTTTATTCAACCTAAAAAAATATGAAAAGAAGGAATGCCCTGAAAAACTTTGGGATTTCAATCCTTACATTCTCTCAATTACCATCCTGGGCCTCTTCGTGGCGTTCAGATCATCTGGAAATAAAGAACTTTTTTCTCTCAAAGGAGAATTCAAATTCCCTTGTTTTACTGGTTGATACCATAATTCCCGGAGGTGAAATACCCGGAGCAAAGGATTTGGAAATCGACAAGTTTATAGAAAAAATGTTGGCCGATTGTTATTCTTCAGAAGTCAGAAAAAGTGTGGAGGAATTTCTTAATGAGGTCAGCAAACAAGATTTTGACAAAAAAACCACATCAGAAAAAATTGGATTAATTGAAACCTGGCAAAAATCGCCCGAAAAATCCTTTCGGGATTCCATGATACTAATCAAAAGCCTGTGCATCCAGGGTTACAGCACTTCTGAGCAGGTAATGACCCAATTTCTCAATTATGAAATGGCACCTGGCCATTTTTACGGATGTGTAACTATTTGATTTAACCCGATTCCAAGATGAATTTCAATATAAAAAGCAATAAAAAGAACACTTTTGACGCCATAGTGATAGGCTCGGGGATCAGTGGAGGTTGGGCGGCAAAAGAACTTTGTGAAAAAGGCCTGAAAACCCTGGTGCTGGAAAGAGGACGCGATGTAAAACACGTTGCAGATTACCCTACTGCCATGATGCACCCATGGGATTTTGAACACAGAGGACAAGTCCCTCTCGAAACCAGAAAACAATATGGCGACATCAGGTCATTTATGAGGGAGGAAACCCTCCACTGGGCCATTAAGCCCGATGAGCAACCATTTATTCAGGAACATCCCTACACCTGGACACGTGGATACCATGTAGGAGGAAAATCTCTGCTATGGGCGAGACAAACTCAAAGATGGTCCGATTTTGACTTTGAGGGTCCGGCTCGTGACGGATTTGCTGTTGACTGGCCCATCAGGTATAAAGACCTCGCTCCCTGGTATAGTTATGTGGAAAAATTTACAGGTATTTCAGGAAATCGAGACGGCCTGCCGCACCTGCCAGATGGAGAGTTTCTTCCGGCTTTTGAGCTGAGTTGTATTGAATCTCATCTGCAATCGGCAGTAGCCAAAAATTATAAAGACCGTCAGGTAATTCAATCAAGATGTGCTCATATCACCGATCCCAAACCAATCCACAATGAACAAGGCAGAACCAAGTGTCAAAACCGAAATCTTTGTGTAAGAGGATGCCCTTATGGAGCGTATTTCAGCAGTAATTCCTCTACCCTGCCCTGGGCTGAAAAATCAGGCAACCTTACGCTCAGGCCATTCTCAGTTGCTCATTCTATTATTTTTGATGATAAAAAAGAAAAAGCCACCGGGGTGAGAATTATCGATGCCAATACAGGTGAAATGATAGACTATTTTGCAAAAATTATCTTTGTAAATGCCTCTACTATCAACTCCAATGCCATTTTGCTAAACTCTGTTTCTAATCGTTTTCCAAACGGCCTTGGAAATGATTCAGGATTGCTTGGAAAATACCTGTCAAGCCACAATTATCGCGGTAAAGCCAATGCATCATTTGATGCTTTAAAAGACAAAAAAACTGACGGAAAAAACCCGGGTTCTGCCTATATGCCTCGGTTCAGAAACGTACAGAAACAAGAAACCGACTTTTTAAGGGGTTATTCTATAGGAATCGGGGGTGGAAGGTCGGCCAACGCTGATCACAGTTTATTGGGCGAAGGTTTAAAAGCTTCTATTCTATTTCCAAAATTGGGTGATTGGCAAATCAGTGCCTGGATGCAGGGAGAATCGGTACCGGTTGAAAAAAATCACATAAGACTTTCAACTGACCAAAAAGACAAATATGGCATTCCAAAAATAATTCTCTCGGCCCGTTGGAATGAAAATGACGATAAAATGACGGAGGATTTCAAACAGCAAATCACCGAAATGTTTACACTTGCGGGTTTCAAAAATATCTCAGCAGTGGATACCGGAGCTAATCCCGGCTCAGATATCCACGAAATGGGTGGTGTAAGGATGGGCAAAGACCCTAAAAATTCTCTGCTTAACGAATGGAATCAATTACACGATTGCAAGAATGTCTTTGTGACCGATGGAGCCTGCATGACCTCAACCAGCACTCAGAACCCTTCGCTCACTTACATGGCACTTACTGCCCGTGCAGCAAACCATGCAGTTGAGCTTTTGAAAAGAAAAGAACTTTAATACTTTTTGATAGCGGGTTCAATCTCAGGAAATTGTCATTGTTGTGCCACTAATGTTTACTGTAAAGCCTGTGGTACTGGCGTTTCCGTCACCTTTTCCTGAAGTCTTGAAATACCAGTTGTGGTCAGTACATCTGAACTCACCGGTCGATTTTTCATAAATCATTTTGTCCTTTTTCTCGTGTGGACATATGCGGGCAATGGCAGCATAGTCTGATGAGGTGCTACCTGATGATATCCGGGCAATTATAACATTATTGATTTTTACATATCCGCCAACAGTCCCAAGGGCGGAATATGCCGATTCAGAAAGATTGATTGAAAAGCTACCTGATGTACTGGGTACTACTGTTGAGTCCTCTGTGGAGCAGGCTGTAAGTACAGCTATCAGAGCTGTGCCACTAAATCCCAGTTTCATCAAAAACTCCTTTCTGCTAATTGCATCTTCTCTTTTCATTTTCATTGTAAATTTTAATGAGGTAGCGTTTTTCAGATAGAAATAGTATTTGGTTTAAAATTACAAACGAGAAAAATAAACCTGTTCGTTGCCCGGGCTCTGTAATTATCAGATTTTTTTTTCTGAATTATTTCTGAAAAAAATAAATATTTCAATAGTACATTCACAAAAAATCATTTATTTGAGCCTAAAAATTACACAAGATGAAAGACCTGACCGGAAAAATACTTATTGCAGAGCCATTTTTGGGTGACCCAAACTTTGAGCGTGCAGTAGTGCTGATATGTGAACACAATGATGCAGGGTCTTTTGGCTTGGTTTTGAATCAACCCATTAAGCAAAAACTTGCGGATGTCATTGATGAAATCTATGCCGATTTTCCACTGGGGATTGGTGGGCCGGTCGAACAAAATACCCTCCATTTTGTACATTCTTCAGGTTCACTGATTGATGAGGCCATTAATATTTCTGACAATTTATACTGGTCGGGAGATTTTGATACTGCCAAAAGCCTGCTCAATACAGGAATTTTAAAGCCTGATTCCATTAAATTCTTTTTGGGTTATTCCGGCTGGGGACCAGGTCAACTTGAGTCAGAAATCGATGAAAAAGCCTGGATGGTGACAGAAATTTCTTCTGAAAAAATATTTGAAAACAAGTCGGTTACTTTCTGGAGAGAAGTGCTTAGGGATATGGGAGGCAATTTTAAAGTTATGGCAAATTACCCCATTGATCCGAGACTAAATTGATTAAATCACTGCTTGTCTGATTCTAACCAAATCAGTCAATAATTTTTCCAGATTATCAAGATGTAACATATTGGCACCGTCAGACTTAGCATTTTGTGGCTCCGGATGGGTTTCAATAAACAGGCCGTCGGCACCCACAGCAATAGCTGCTTTGGCTATGGTACTTATCATTCTGGGATCTCCTCCTGTCACACCTGAGGTCTGATTAGGTTTTTGCAAAGAATGGGTGCAGTCCATTACGACAGGGGCTCCAAAAGCCTTCATTTCAACCAGATTGCGATAATCAACCACTAAATCAGAATAACCAAAGCTATTTCCTCTGTCAGTCAAAACTCCCTGAGCATTAGGGTTGACGGCTTTTATTTTTTCAATCGCAAACTTCATGGATGCTCCAGAAAGAAACTGTCCTTTTTTGATATTTATTACTCTCCCCGTCCTAGCTGCGGCTTCAAGTAAGTCGGTCTGGCGACAAAGAAATGCAGGAATTTGCAAAATATCAACAAAATCGGCAGCCAAAGCAGCTTCGTGAGTTTCATGAATATCTGTAACAGTTGGAATCTGAAAAGTCTCTCCTACTTCTGCTAAAATCTTTAATGCTATTTCGTCTCCAATACCCGTAAAGCTATCGGCTTTGGTTCTGTTTGCTTTTCTAAAACTCCCTTTAAATATGTACGGTATCTCCAATTTTTCGCATATTACCTTTACTTTTTCAGCAATTCTCATAGCCATATCTCTGCTTTCTATTGCACATGGACCGGCCATTAGGAAAAAATTATTGCTGTCATTTTGTGCCAAATTCTTTATTTCTAATTTCATAAAGATTCTTTTTTTGATTTTTTTTACAAATATCCAAACAATATATCATTCAAAAAAACTTAAATCATTTTGTTGGTTTCATTTAAAATATCTTTCTTTGCACTGTTTTTCACCAAAATACATTTTTAAAATGTCTGAAATAGCATCAAAAGTAAAGAAAATCATCGTAGAGAAACTTGGAGTTGACGAATCTGAAGTTACTACCGAAGCCTCATTCACAAACGACCTTGGAGCCGATTCACTTGATACAGTAGAACTAATCATGGAATTCGAAAAAGAATTCAATGTTTCTATTCCTGATGATCAAGCTGAGAATATTCAAACTGTAGGTCAGGCGATTACTTATTTAGAAGAAAACTCAAAGTAATTTTTTCTAATTAATCTAAGTTCAATATTCATTTGTAAAATGTTAACTTGCATTTTCAATCGGATATTGAACTTTTAATTTTATACAAAATGTCAATTAAAAGAGTTGTTGTCACCGGTTTAGGGGCTTTAACCCCAATCGGTAATACTGTAGAGGAATTTTGGAATGGTTTATCAAATGGTGTAAGCGGAGCTGCTCCCATCACAAGATTCGACGCCAGCCAATTTAAAACCCAGTTTGCATGCGAAGTAAAAAACTTTGAAGTAACTGAGTTTATTCCCAGACAAGATGCACGCAAAATGGACCTTTTCGCCCAGTTCGGGGTGGTTATTGCCGATCAGGCCGTCGCCGATGCAGGAATTTCTGAAGACAACTTCGACAAAAATAAAGTTGGTGTAATCTGGGGCTCAGGAATCGGAGGATTAAGAACCTTCGAGGAAGAAGTAACCGGTTTTGCCACAGGCAATGGAATTCCGAGGTTCAACCCATTTTTTATTCCCAAAATGATCGCCGACGGCGTTTCAGGTCAAATATCTATCCGTCATGGATTTCGTGGGCCAAATTACGTAACCGTATCAGCATGCTCCTCGGCAAACAACGCCATCATTGATGCTTTCAACTACATTCGTTTAGGCAGAATGATAGCATGTGTTACTGGTGGATCCGAAGCTACCGTAGCAGCTGCCGGAATCGGTGGTTTCAATGCCCTGAAAGCCCTTTCTGAAAGAAACGACGACCCACAATCTGCTTCCAGACCGTATGACAAAGACCGGGATGGTTTTGTATTGGGAGAAGGAGGCGGTGCAATTGTACTTGAGGAATATGAGCATGCGAAAGCACGTGGTGCAAAAATCTATTGTGAACTTATAGGTGGTGGTTTTTCATCAGATGCATACCATATTACCGCTCCACATCCTGAAGGTTACGGAGCCTATCTTTCGATGAAAGATGCTCTTGAAGATGCCAATATTAGCCCTGAAGAAGTAGATTATATCAATACTCACGGCACATCAACTCCTCTGGGTGACCCACAGGAAATTAAAGCCATAGAGCAATTGTTTGGTGAGCATACTTATAAACTTTCGATCAGCTCCACCAAATCAATGACCGGTCATTTACTCGGAGGTGCAGGGGCAGTAGAATCAGTTGCTTCGGTTCTTTCCATTGTTCATCAAACGGTACCTCCAACCATCAATTTGGTTAATATTGATGAAAGCATTGATCCCCGTATAGACCTGACACCAAACAAAGCCAAACAACGAAAAATTGACGTTGCACTCAGCAATTGTTTCGGATTCGGCGGACATAACGCTACGCTCATATTCCGTAAAATTTCTGATTAAAACATCTTTATTTTGAAGGAAATAGGTAAGTCATTAATAGGTTTTATAAGAAAGGACCCCAAACAAAGGGAGTTTCGTAAATCTATTGAACAAATCATAGGATCAAAACCCACCAATGACTTGCTCTACCAGCTGGCTTTTCGGCATACTTCGGCATCAAAACAAACTTCGTTTAATGGCTTCAAAGAATCCAACGAGCGTCTTGAATTTTTGGGAGATGCTGTTTTGGGTATGGTCATTGCCGAATATCTATTCAAAAAATATCCTTTCAAAGACGAAGGCTTTTTAACCGAAATCCGTTCCCGAATTGTAAACCGCGAGTCATTGAATATTGTGGCTCGCCGCATTGGCCTCGACAACCTTGTCGAATTTGACGGTCAGCGTAATTTCCATCGCACCTCCATGTTTGGCGATGCTATGGAAGCACTCATAGGAGCCATTTATTTGGACAAAGGTTTTGCATTTGCCCGGAAATTTATCGTTTCCAAACTTTTATCCAATCATTATGACCTCAACGAAGTAATTTCCAATAACACTAACTACAAATCAACAA
The sequence above is a segment of the Cytophagaceae bacterium genome. Coding sequences within it:
- the rnc gene encoding ribonuclease III, with the protein product MLKEIGKSLIGFIRKDPKQREFRKSIEQIIGSKPTNDLLYQLAFRHTSASKQTSFNGFKESNERLEFLGDAVLGMVIAEYLFKKYPFKDEGFLTEIRSRIVNRESLNIVARRIGLDNLVEFDGQRNFHRTSMFGDAMEALIGAIYLDKGFAFARKFIVSKLLSNHYDLNEVISNNTNYKSTILSWAQADGRKVEFLIVEEKGKNHSKEFIAQVLVDSEVISSGSGWNKKKAEQDASRRACEALKI
- the fabF gene encoding beta-ketoacyl-ACP synthase II, with amino-acid sequence MSIKRVVVTGLGALTPIGNTVEEFWNGLSNGVSGAAPITRFDASQFKTQFACEVKNFEVTEFIPRQDARKMDLFAQFGVVIADQAVADAGISEDNFDKNKVGVIWGSGIGGLRTFEEEVTGFATGNGIPRFNPFFIPKMIADGVSGQISIRHGFRGPNYVTVSACSSANNAIIDAFNYIRLGRMIACVTGGSEATVAAAGIGGFNALKALSERNDDPQSASRPYDKDRDGFVLGEGGGAIVLEEYEHAKARGAKIYCELIGGGFSSDAYHITAPHPEGYGAYLSMKDALEDANISPEEVDYINTHGTSTPLGDPQEIKAIEQLFGEHTYKLSISSTKSMTGHLLGGAGAVESVASVLSIVHQTVPPTINLVNIDESIDPRIDLTPNKAKQRKIDVALSNCFGFGGHNATLIFRKISD